In a genomic window of Gouania willdenowi chromosome 11, fGouWil2.1, whole genome shotgun sequence:
- the LOC114472683 gene encoding putative leucine-rich repeat-containing protein DDB_G0290503: MSETTEMDPNTETTATSHGTENYHGVVDSLAIIERIRCQTNIFKSFLEKECALQAQDEEQCDSIQHEKMEKLTSENKDELKMTKLENENQSKELLCLREQLEAAKTSLLTHTTEEERLKEANLKLQERIQGLEFELEEQNNSLVGQIEKGKDMNSEIQSHKNELNERESEIEELKEKSLKYCLKIKDFKLELEGKEEELKSTLEQNSKYQDELQSVNSKLQEHIKGLEFELEEQNHSLVAQMEKMKDEKDSEIQTHKNELNERQSEIEELKEESLKHCQRIKDLESELGRKKEELISAREENAKSQFELEAAKISNTSSLKICYSDIQELREQNNVLVEQNKSFVAQMEKMESHMCEKDLEIQSL; the protein is encoded by the coding sequence ATGTCTGAAACTACAGAGATGGATCCAAACACAGAGACAACTGCGACCTCTCATGGAACTGAGAATTATCACGGTGTGGTGGACTCACTGGCAATTATTGAGAGGATTAGGTgccaaacaaatatttttaagaGTTTTTTGGAAAAAGAATGTGCTTTACAAGCCCAGGATGAAGAACAGTGTGACAGTATCCAGCATGAGAAGATGGAGAAGCTGACTTCAGAGAACAAAGATgaactaaaaatgacaaagctGGAAAATGAGAATCAAAGCAAAGAATTGTTGTGTCTCCGGGAACAGTTGGAAGCTGCAAAAACTAGCCTGTTAACACATACTACAGAAGAAGAAAGACTTAAAGAAGCGAACTTGAAGCTTCAGGAGCGTATACAAGGTTTGGAATTTGAACTTGAAGAGCAAAACAATTCACTTGTTGGTCAGATAGAGAAAGGTAAAGATATGAATTCCGAGATTCAAAGTCACaagaatgaattaaatgaaCGTGAGAGTGAAATAGAGGAATTGAAAGAAAAATCTCTTAAATATTGCCTGAAAATTAAAGATTTTAAGTTGGAGCTTGAAGGAAAAGAAGAGGAACTAAAATCAACATTGGAACAAAATTCCAAATATCAGGATGAGCTCCAATCAGTGAACTCAAAGCTTCAGGAGCATATAAAAGGTTTGGAGTTTGAACTTGAAGAGCAAAACCATTCACTTGTTGCTCAGATGGAGAAAATGAAAGATGAAAAAGATTCTGAAATTCAAACTCACaagaatgaattaaatgaaCGTCAGAGTGAAATAGAGGAATTGAAAGAAGAGTCTCTGAAACACTGCCAGAGAATTAAAGATTTGGAATCAGAGCTTGGAAGAAAAAAGGAGGAACTAATATCTGCACGGGAAGAAAATGCTAAATCTCAGTTTGAGCTCGAAGCAGCAAAAATCTCTAATACCTCCTCGCTCAAAATCTGTTATTCAGACATTCAGGAGCTACGAgagcaaaataatgttttagttGAACAAAACAAATCCTTTGTTGCTCAAATGGAGAAAATGGAAAGTCACATGTGTGAAAAGGATTTGGAAATTCAAAGTCTTTGA